Genomic DNA from Clostridium sp. BJN0013:
TATGATATAGCAGATGATGTAGCTTTAATAGATTCTTCTATAGTTTATGATGGACTGGAATGTGAGGATACCCTATTAGCTAAACTAGAACTTATGGGGAATAAAATTATGCCAGAACTTGCCTCTAAGTTTAATATATTCTTTAAAAAAAAAGGATGTTTATTATTGGCAGATAGTAAAAAAGATGAAGAAAAATTAGTTAAGATGTATGATACAGCATTGAATAGGGGAATAGAAAATATATATTTATTGGATAATTCTAAAGATATATATAATCTAGAGCCAAGTTTAAATAAAAATATAAAAAAAGCTATTTATTCTAAAAATACAGCAGTTATTTCACCATATGATTTGGCAATTTCATATGGTGAGATTGCTTTTGATAATGGTGTGAATTTTAAATTAGGTGAGGAAGTTTTAGATATAAAAAACATATCTAAGGGATTTAGAGTAATAACCAATAAAAATAAATTTACTTGTAATATGGTTGTAAATACAACTCCAAGGGAAAGTTATAGTATAGATAGGGAAAATAAACTTAATAAAAAAAAGAAGTATTTAAAATATTTTCTGTTGGAAGAAAATTCGACTAAGGCATATAAAAATATCATATCTGTTATTAGAGAAAATGATGATAAAATATATACCATTCCTACTAAAGAAAATGGTATATTGATAGTTTTAAAGAATAATAGAAAAATAAGTAATGAAGAAGGATTAAAAAAAATTAAATATTTTATAAGAGATATATCAGAGAAAA
This window encodes:
- a CDS encoding NAD(P)/FAD-dependent oxidoreductase: MDYDVLILGGGIVGCAVSYELSKYNLNIALIEKDYDIADDVALIDSSIVYDGLECEDTLLAKLELMGNKIMPELASKFNIFFKKKGCLLLADSKKDEEKLVKMYDTALNRGIENIYLLDNSKDIYNLEPSLNKNIKKAIYSKNTAVISPYDLAISYGEIAFDNGVNFKLGEEVLDIKNISKGFRVITNKNKFTCNMVVNTTPRESYSIDRENKLNKKKKYLKYFLLEENSTKAYKNIISVIRENDDKIYTIPTKENGILIVLKNNRKISNEEGLKKIKYFIRDISEKNIIPFYESTCYDDFLIIDDSLIDKGYIKIFGKHYGQVTMTPAITNIVCETIVSNLNCVLKKDFIDKRREVYKFRDLSNINRQNIINLNKKYGKMICYCKKVTEGEIIDSIRRPLGARTIEGIKRRTSATFGKCKGSQCLCKVASILAREINKDMTDILKDSKNSNIILGRIKEFDEM